The following DNA comes from Balneola vulgaris DSM 17893.
AATAAGCTACTAAGTCGATAATGTCTTTATATAATGGGAATACTGGGAATGAATGCTCATGCCCTGGGTAACCATCAATTACTTGCGTAATATTCTCTTTAAAGTCTAGGGACCCCTCGGTAGTTGGCATCAACTCTTGTTCCTTTGCCGCCTTGATAATCCACTGACGTTGCTCACGATTACCTGCCGCATACATCTTTATCGTCTTGGTGTTGTAGTACTCACTGTAGCGCTTTAACACATTGTTCGCTTGCTCTTGGCTGCGAATACCTTCCCCACTAAATACACCAGGACCTGTTGAATAAACACGAGGTCCGAGTAGTTTACCAGCATCCACAAGATCGCTATAGGTAAGTACATCTGTAGTAGCTGTCTGCGGATCACGAGTGGTGATTACCCCAAAGGCTAAATTCGTTAAGTACGACCAGAACTCCCCTCTATGTAAGTTCACTGGATGACGGAAGTGAGCATGAGTATCTACAAATCCTGGTACGATAGTTTTACCACTCATGTCTTTAATTTCAGCACCTCTTGGCACGGTGAAACTTCCGCGTTTCCCAACTTGCTGAATGCGATTGTTCACAATCAAGAGGTCTGCATCTTCTATGATTTCATCCCCTTTCATAGTAATAACAGTTGCACCTCTAAGCACTAATATACCTTCTGGGGTATCACGCTTTGCTTTTACCTCAATGCGCATTTCTACCGGCTTATAGCCTTCATCTTTTTCTTTTTTATCGGAAGATGCTTCCTCTTCATCCGTTTCAGCTTCAGCTTCCGCTTCCTCTTTTTCTTGCTCCTTCTTAGCCTTAACGCTGTCGTCGTATGCCTCTTTTGCATCGAGGTCGTAAACCACATGGGCATTACCAATCGACCAATGAATTTTTCGAGCATCTTTACTCCATTCTGGGAACTGCCCTCCAATTTCTGTGAGTCGAATACTTGGGAATGCGCTTGAACCCCCAACATTTACGGAAGCACCATCGCCTCCTACTTTAGGTACCGTAACCACATATAAGTCGTTACCAACTTGAGCTAAGGCTTGGTCGCCATAAGGAGCCATTTCAATCCAAGAAGCTCTTGGACGATTTGAGGAACCCGGAGCACTGGCCCCTCTTACTTGAAGATGTTTCTTTTCATCGGTTCCATCCCAACGGATAGAAGTCAGTCCATTAAAACCCGATAGGTAAATACGGTCGGATCCATTCACAAAATGAGGATTTGAACGACCGTTAGTGTAGGTGATAAATTGATCTTCACCGCCATCCGCATCAATCCAAACTAGGTTATTGGTACCTTTAAATGCTGTTCTCTGAGTTGCGTTTCTGAAGCCTTGGGCATCACCGTTAACAAGCACTATACGCTCGCCGTCATTACTCCAAACAGGATGCTGATATACACCTTGGCTTTTATTAAGCTGTTTCAGCCCTCTACCATTGGTGCGCACTTTATACACCTTCCCTCCTTCAGGCTCCCAAGTCACAAATGCTATCCATTTGCCATCAGGGCTCCATACAGGCTGAGCTTGAGTTTCATCGAGCTTCAACAGCTTTTCAGGTGTACCATTAGGATACTCCATCGTATAAATTTCATTCAATGCTGTAAAGGCGATGTATTTCCCATCCGGAGAGGGTACTGCATCCCTAATTTGTGTGATGGTAAACTCTTCGGTGTCTTCAATAGGGTAATCGAAATCTAACTCAGGTCCTAAATCAATACTTCCTTTCACACGGAATGGAATCTGAATCGCTTCACCGCCTTCAACGGGTACTTTCCAAATTTTGCCACCATAGGAGGTCACTACATATTTATCATCATGAGTGAATGACATGCCCGGCAATACATCTCGTGATGCACGTGACTCTTGATCATCATGCTGTACGGGATAAGCCAACCAGCGCTCATCGCCTGTATTTAAATCTCGGATTACTAAACCTGTTTCCGCATCATGGCGTGTTCCATAAACCAACATACTTCCATCATTGGAAAGAGTAGCTCTGAATGAAGAACCATAACGGGATGCTTGAGAAGCAATTTCACCTGTTTCACGATCATAAGTAGCTAGCTGATACTGCGGAAGCGAAGCATTGTAGCTCCATACACCCGATCGTCTTGAAAACCAGATATATCTACCATCCGGGCTGAACGCACCTTCCGTCATTCTAAGATTGCCCGGACCACTTACTAAAGCAGTACCTGAACCCCCATCCACATGGTACAACCAGATTTTATGATTATTCCCACTACTCTGCTTTGAAGCTATGATATACTTGCCATCTGGCGCCCATTCAGGAGATTGATACTCATTATACTTCCCTTTGGTAATCTGCTTCTTTTCTTTGGTCTCGAGGTCCATTACCCATACCCCTTCCCC
Coding sequences within:
- a CDS encoding amidohydrolase family protein, whose translation is MCTTSVFSQSKDSEKKNGDLPLEAGREFSFDLNEGSWISLDVSPDGASMVFDFLGDIYLLPITGGDAVQLTSGMQFDSQPRFSPGGKKIVFISDASGGEGVWVMDLETKEKKQITKGKYNEYQSPEWAPDGKYIIASKQSSGNNHKIWLYHVDGGSGTALVSGPGNLRMTEGAFSPDGRYIWFSRRSGVWSYNASLPQYQLATYDRETGEIASQASRYGSSFRATLSNDGSMLVYGTRHDAETGLVIRDLNTGDERWLAYPVQHDDQESRASRDVLPGMSFTHDDKYVVTSYGGKIWKVPVEGGEAIQIPFRVKGSIDLGPELDFDYPIEDTEEFTITQIRDAVPSPDGKYIAFTALNEIYTMEYPNGTPEKLLKLDETQAQPVWSPDGKWIAFVTWEPEGGKVYKVRTNGRGLKQLNKSQGVYQHPVWSNDGERIVLVNGDAQGFRNATQRTAFKGTNNLVWIDADGGEDQFITYTNGRSNPHFVNGSDRIYLSGFNGLTSIRWDGTDEKKHLQVRGASAPGSSNRPRASWIEMAPYGDQALAQVGNDLYVVTVPKVGGDGASVNVGGSSAFPSIRLTEIGGQFPEWSKDARKIHWSIGNAHVVYDLDAKEAYDDSVKAKKEQEKEEAEAEAETDEEEASSDKKEKDEGYKPVEMRIEVKAKRDTPEGILVLRGATVITMKGDEIIEDADLLIVNNRIQQVGKRGSFTVPRGAEIKDMSGKTIVPGFVDTHAHFRHPVNLHRGEFWSYLTNLAFGVITTRDPQTATTDVLTYSDLVDAGKLLGPRVYSTGPGVFSGEGIRSQEQANNVLKRYSEYYNTKTIKMYAAGNREQRQWIIKAAKEQELMPTTEGSLDFKENITQVIDGYPGHEHSFPVFPLYKDIIDLVAYSRTVYTPTLLVAYGGPWTENYFYATERPHADPKLNRFMPHENLDMRTRRRNAGWFMEDEYVHEEQSLFVKDLVENGGRAGVGSHGQLQGLGYHWELWAMQSGGMTEHDALKVATIHGAEAIGLDKDLGTIEAGKLADLVILNRNPLENIRHTKNIGYIMKNGRLYNAHTLDQLYPTTKRLGTFWWQNTEPRNVPGVDK